The following proteins are encoded in a genomic region of Cryptomeria japonica chromosome 11, Sugi_1.0, whole genome shotgun sequence:
- the LOC131062283 gene encoding uncharacterized protein LOC131062283 yields MEIFYYAVFAVMSSIVAALELSKNSKDRISTSGPFNSFKNNYLVVYSLMMAGDWLQGPYVYFLYSQYGFNKGEIGRLFIAGFGSSMLFGTIVGSLADKQGRKRACITYCITYILSCFTKHFPEYKVLMLGRILGGIATSLLFSAFESWLVAEHFKRNFDAQWLSLTFSKAIFLGNGLVAILSGLFANTLADTLGFGPVSPFDAAACFLAIGMAIIFSTWTENYGDPSESKDLLTQFKGAALAIASDEKIALLGAIQSLFEGSMYTFVFLWTPALSPNEQDIPHGFIFATFMLASMMGSSLASRLMARSSLKVESYMQIVFVVSGAALLLPVATTFFIEPSTEKGGSISPGGRLQLLGFCVFEACVGIFWPSIMKMRSQYIPEESRSTIMNFFRMPLNIFVCVVLYNVNAFPITIMFGMCSIFLFMASVLQRRLMVVAEIHKTRSLDTWVGNKEHDTEGEPLNI; encoded by the exons ATGGAAATCTTTTACTATGCCGTTTTTGCTGTCATGTCGTCCATTGTGGCAGCTCTGGAGCTCAGCAAGAACAGCAAAGATCGAATTTCTACTTCGGGGCCTTTCAATTCCTTCAAGAACAATTATCTTGTGGTGTACAGTCTCATGATGG CTGGAGATTGGTTGCAAGGACCTTATGTTTACTTCCTCTACAGCCAGTATGGCTTTAACAAGGGAGAAATTGGAAGACTCTTTATTGCAGGTTTTGGGTCATCTATGCTTTTTGGAACAATTGTTGGATCACTAGCTGATAAACA GGGTCGCAAGAGGGCTTGCATAACATACTGCATAACTTACATTTTAAGTTGTTTTACAAAGCATTTTCCTGAGTACAAAGTCTTGATGCTTGGCCGTATACTAGGAGGCATTGCTACATCTCTTCTATTTTCAGCTTTTGAGTCATGGCTTGTTGCTGAACATTTCAAG AGGAATTTCGATGCACAGTGGCTATCGTTGACTTTCTCGAAGGCAATATTCCTGGGCAATGGGCTAGTCGCCATTCTGTCTGGGCTGTTTGCTAATACCCTCGCCGACACTCTAGGTTTTGGTCCAGTTTCACCTTTTGATGCTGCAGCCTGCTTCTTAGCTATCGGTATGGCTATTATATTCTCCACCTGGACAGAGAACTACGGAGATCCTTCAGAGAGCAAGGATTTACTTACTCAATTTAAGGGTGCTGCCTTGGCCATTGCTTCAG ATGAGAAGATTGCACTTCTGGGAGCTATTCAGTCATTATTTGAAGGTTCAATGTACACATTTGTGTTTCTTTGGACACCTGCTTTGAGCCCAAATGAGCAGGATATTCCTCATGGTTTCATATTTGCAACATTTATGCTGGCTTCAATGATGGGAAGTTCTCTGGCCTCTAGACTTATGGCTCGTTCATCACTCAAGGTGGAAAGCTACATGCAGATTGTATTCGTTGTCTCTGGAGCAGCCTTACTCCTTCCTGTTGCAACAACT TTCTTCATAGAGCCCAGCACAGAAAAAGGTGGAAGCATTTCACCAGGAGGACGTCTCCAGCTTCTTGGATTTTGTGTGTTTGAAGCCTGTGTAGGAATATTCTGGCCTTCAATTATGAAAATGCGATCACAATATATTCCCGAGGAGTCTAGAAGCACAATAATGAACTTTTTCCGCATGCCTTTGAATATTTTTGTGTGTGTTGTTCTTTATAAT GTCAATGCCTTCCCAATCACGATCATGTTTGGCATGTGTTCAATCTTCCTCTTCATGGCCTCAGTACTTCAGAGGCGACTCATGGTTGTTGCAGAGATTCACAAGACAA GATCTCTTGATACGTGGGTTGGAAACAAGGAGCATGATACAGAGGGAGAGCCTCTTAACATATAA